From the Ostrinia nubilalis chromosome 16, ilOstNubi1.1, whole genome shotgun sequence genome, one window contains:
- the LOC135079378 gene encoding neugrin, translating into MFIARLKPLYYISDKIVVRNLRNSRIVSPPANPGLSRRIKAFKEDGLKIEDDDPEEFIERSDSDFKNVGEAYNEHMNETLIGKYELRHQIVKDKYFKENMPNLLTWSEKEQIRHLANTEPDEWTPERLAESFPVTASTVKKILKYPWKPATQERIARHDASVMRNWRELKEGSLSISEEIRQHFLKFSDRTIPPLNAKSIKIDVTQDEKMGEFEQIIRRCANKETADNTEEEDTTNQETEVEEYKHKKQFKDKKLMTLDQLKDKIKNRLDSGNEVDFNDEIIANTVSSKSVQTKSDLNNEIELPDVKNESKAVTGYKENTQNEKNIMDYPERIRIPKKAYKKGATYKVNDCYYDHDGRFLYRVLGMSNN; encoded by the exons ATGTTCATAGCCAGATTGAAGCCCTTATATTACATCAGCGACAAGATTGTCGTCAGAAATTTGAGGAATAGCAGGATAGTTAGTCCACCAGCCAACCCTGGCTTGAGTAGAAGAATCAAAGCATTTAAAGAGGACGGTCTCAAGATAGAAGATGATGATCCTGAAGAATTCATTGAACGATCAGACAGTGACTTTAAAAAC GTTGGAGAGGCGTATAACGAGCACATGAATGAAACACTGATTGGCAAATATGAGCTACGCCATCAAATCGTCAAGGATAAGTACTTCAAGGAGAATATGCCCAACCTTTTGACTTGGAGTGAGAAAGAACAAATACGACATTTGGCCAATACAGAGCCAGATGAGTGGACCCCTGAGAGACTTGCAGAAAGTTTTCCTGTTACTGCAAGTACTGTCAAG AAAATATTAAAGTATCCCTGGAAACCTGCGACACAAGAACGCATAGCTCGCCATGATGCTTCAGTGATGAGGAATTGGAGGGAACTCAAAGAAGGTTCTTTATCAATATCTGAAGAGATCAGACAGCATTTCCTTAAATTCTCTGACAGAACTATCCCACCACTAAATGCaaaatctatcaaaattgaTGTAACCCAAGACGAAAAAATGGGAGAATTTGAACAAATAATAAGGAGATGTGCAAACAAGGAGACTGCAGATAACACAGAAGAAGAAGATACCACCAACCAAGAAACAGAAGTTGAAGaatataaacacaaaaaacaatttaaagacAAAAAGCTTATGACACTAGATCAACTCAaggacaaaataaaaaatcgccTAGATAGTGGCAATGAAGTAGATTTCAATGATGAAATTATTGCAAACACTGTTTCTAGCAAATCTGTTCAAACTAAGTCcgatttaaataatgaaattgaaCTCCCTGATGTAAAAAATGAATCTAAAGCAGTAACAGGGTACAAAGAAAACACACAAAATGAAAAGAATATTATGGATTATCCAGAGAGGATAAGAATTCCTAAAAAGGCTTATAAAAAAGGTGCTACATATAAAGTTAATGATTGCTACTATGATCATGATGGTAGATTCTTGTACAGAGTTCTAGGAATGTCAAATAATTAG